From a single Candidatus Melainabacteria bacterium genomic region:
- a CDS encoding sodium:calcium antiporter: MELLLYFFISLIAILISCIVFSNSVEWLGAKLNLSHGITGSLLAAVGTALPETIVPLVAIFWGINKETLIKVLKGEFDTTNPFSQYMNQISIGAIIGAPFMLSTIAFFLIGFASWIYFKTGRRKSKEIKMDETVLERDLTFFIISFSLAFLAVFLNHTMHILFGIVMILIYVIYLYLTIKEEARTEFKGEELEENLDPFLLTKLLSKLKPNLLLIWLQLIVSLLFLIFSAHHFVEVIKEVSHKLNFPAFIISLLLTPLATELPEKFNSWMWIRQKKDTLAVGNISGALVFQSTFPVTIGLLFTSWKISSLISSLTFIFCLINTSIVLISLKKKRLTYRTFLFCGILYLAYLFGVFIC; the protein is encoded by the coding sequence ATGGAGCTTTTGCTTTACTTTTTTATCTCACTAATTGCAATTTTAATTTCATGTATTGTTTTTAGTAATTCAGTTGAGTGGCTCGGTGCAAAGTTAAACTTGTCACATGGAATTACAGGAAGCCTTTTAGCTGCTGTTGGAACAGCCTTACCAGAAACAATTGTTCCTTTAGTAGCAATATTTTGGGGAATAAATAAAGAAACTTTGATTAAAGTTTTAAAAGGCGAATTTGATACCACAAATCCTTTTAGTCAATATATGAATCAAATAAGTATTGGTGCAATTATTGGTGCCCCATTTATGTTAAGTACAATTGCATTTTTTTTAATTGGATTTGCAAGCTGGATTTATTTTAAAACTGGAAGAAGAAAATCAAAAGAAATTAAAATGGATGAAACTGTTTTAGAAAGAGACTTAACTTTTTTTATTATTTCATTTTCACTTGCATTTTTAGCTGTATTTTTAAACCACACTATGCACATACTGTTTGGCATTGTAATGATCCTGATTTATGTTATTTATTTATACCTAACAATAAAAGAAGAAGCAAGGACTGAGTTTAAAGGCGAAGAGTTAGAAGAAAATCTGGATCCTTTTTTATTAACCAAGCTTTTATCAAAACTAAAACCAAATTTACTGTTAATCTGGCTTCAATTAATTGTCTCGTTGCTTTTTCTTATATTTAGTGCTCACCATTTTGTAGAAGTAATAAAAGAAGTCTCACACAAGTTAAACTTTCCTGCATTTATTATTAGCCTTTTACTTACACCACTTGCAACTGAACTTCCTGAAAAATTTAACAGCTGGATGTGGATTAGACAAAAAAAAGACACACTTGCTGTTGGGAATATTTCAGGAGCACTTGTTTTTCAAAGCACATTCCCTGTAACAATTGGGCTTTTATTTACAAGCTGGAAAATTAGTTCATTAATTTCATCTCTAACTTTTATCTTTTGTTTAATTAACACAAGTATAGTTTTAATTTCATTAAAGAAAAAAAGGCTTACATACAGAACATTCTTATTTTGCGGGATTTTATATTTAGCTTACTTATTTGGTGTTTTTATCTGTTAA
- a CDS encoding S41 family peptidase, which produces MKSSNKTKKYLKINLLTFLVLFFLLHSTIFIQKVSADSEKTKAVALYNTAWKVVNEKFYFKSTIDLDSWQNKFENKINNLTDAHKYINKLIKALDDPYTRLLTKEEFKDELNIMNSKLIGIGVKLALNKPKIIEVLPDSPANKEGLVPDDYIISINGKSTKHLNPNQVANLLRGQENSLLTVKLKRGDEILTKVLKRKEVKLKVVSSKLLDNDVAIIKISSFIPESTSELFKNEVLKLMATRGLIIDLRNNSGGLMKNAVEIADMFLKEGKIVTTVSDSGRKNEFANSDQITSSHLIILVNESTASASEILAGALKENKRALVIGKKTYGKSLVQEILQLPDDSALHLTIAAYLTPSGRNINKVGIVPDEIVSDEGMQVERAKEILISLEKNTNNVIAGFWYNHCYDN; this is translated from the coding sequence ATGAAAAGTTCAAACAAGACAAAAAAATACTTGAAGATAAATTTACTTACTTTTTTAGTTTTGTTTTTCTTGTTACATTCAACAATCTTTATACAAAAGGTTAGCGCAGACTCTGAAAAAACAAAGGCAGTAGCTTTGTATAATACTGCTTGGAAAGTGGTCAATGAAAAATTTTACTTTAAGTCAACGATTGATTTAGATAGCTGGCAAAATAAATTTGAAAACAAAATAAATAACCTAACAGATGCTCATAAATATATAAATAAACTTATTAAAGCATTAGATGATCCATATACAAGGCTTTTAACAAAGGAAGAATTTAAAGATGAACTAAACATTATGAACTCAAAACTAATTGGAATTGGAGTTAAACTTGCACTTAACAAACCAAAAATAATTGAAGTTCTTCCAGATAGTCCAGCGAACAAAGAAGGTCTTGTGCCAGATGATTACATAATAAGTATAAATGGCAAGAGTACTAAACATTTAAATCCAAACCAGGTAGCAAACTTATTAAGAGGACAAGAAAATTCTTTACTTACAGTTAAGCTAAAAAGGGGGGATGAAATTTTAACTAAGGTATTAAAACGTAAGGAAGTTAAACTTAAAGTAGTTTCAAGTAAATTGTTAGATAACGATGTTGCAATTATAAAAATTAGTTCTTTTATTCCTGAAAGCACAAGTGAGTTGTTTAAAAACGAAGTTTTAAAACTTATGGCTACACGTGGCTTAATTATTGATCTTAGAAATAATTCAGGGGGCTTAATGAAGAATGCAGTTGAGATTGCAGATATGTTTTTAAAAGAAGGCAAAATAGTTACAACTGTAAGTGACTCAGGTAGAAAAAATGAGTTTGCAAATTCAGATCAAATTACAAGTTCACATCTTATTATCTTAGTAAATGAAAGCACTGCAAGTGCTAGTGAGATACTAGCAGGTGCTCTAAAAGAAAATAAAAGAGCACTTGTAATTGGTAAGAAAACTTATGGTAAAAGTCTTGTTCAAGAAATTCTACAACTCCCTGATGACTCTGCTTTGCATCTTACAATTGCTGCTTACTTAACTCCCTCTGGAAGAAATATTAACAAAGTTGGGATTGTACCTGATGAAATTGTAAGTGATGAAGGGATGCAGGTTGAAAGAGCAAAAGAAATTTTAATTTCCTTAGAGAAGAATACAAACAACGTGATTGCAGGGTTTTGGTATAATCATTGCTATGACAACTAA